In Streptomyces sp. NBC_01381, a genomic segment contains:
- a CDS encoding TetR/AcrR family transcriptional regulator, translating into MAARRAQGAPTFTEQARRSQLIECTIDLISTKGHPATSLAAIAERAGLSKAAVLYHFSSKDNLTRAALEHVLAEFTAYVNERVAAEPDPRAAVVAYVRAMIGYQQANRRHVRVITEMLLDDEGGTRLKTPGGHDTAGRWNALADLLAAGQQAGQFREFDPATVALAIGGSIDGVVAHWLAHPELDLDAAANELETFTLYAIERRG; encoded by the coding sequence ATGGCCGCTCGCCGCGCGCAGGGTGCGCCGACCTTCACCGAGCAGGCACGGCGCAGCCAGCTCATCGAGTGCACGATCGACCTGATCTCCACCAAGGGCCATCCGGCGACGTCCCTCGCGGCGATCGCGGAGCGGGCGGGCCTGTCCAAGGCCGCCGTCCTCTACCACTTCTCGTCCAAGGACAACCTCACCCGGGCGGCGCTGGAGCACGTCCTCGCGGAGTTCACGGCGTACGTCAATGAGCGCGTGGCCGCCGAGCCCGACCCGCGCGCGGCCGTCGTCGCCTACGTACGCGCGATGATCGGCTACCAGCAGGCGAACCGCCGCCACGTGCGCGTGATCACCGAGATGCTCCTCGACGACGAGGGCGGCACCCGGCTCAAGACGCCGGGCGGCCACGACACGGCGGGCCGCTGGAACGCCCTGGCCGACCTCCTCGCCGCAGGGCAGCAGGCCGGACAGTTCAGGGAGTTCGACCCCGCCACCGTGGCCCTCGCCATCGGCGGCTCGATCGACGGCGTGGTCGCGCACTGGCTCGCCCACCCCGAACTCGACCTGGACGCGGCAGCGAACGAGCTGGAGACGTTCACGCTGTACGCGATCGAGCGACGCGGCTGA
- a CDS encoding serine hydrolase: MAEVGGSADRTGGGLSRRQLGTRALALGGALALVPFPAGPAAAATSGSSGHPTLRPGTPERAGLLAGHLRQLAVDAERFLDPSPKHPWYAGAVLLAGRGGTVALHQPIGKAVRYSAYDEKTDTGVELPADRQIAMAKDTVFDLASVSKLFTSLLAVQQIERGRLELEAKVASYLPDFGGAGKQDITVRQLLTHTSGFRAWIPLYKEPTREGQLRLIWNEAPLNPPGTKYLYSDLNLISLQLVLEEITGRQLDALLHDEITAPLGMHRTRYNPPASWQPKIAATEDARLPWSGLDRGLVWGEVHDENAFGFGGVAGHAGVFSCAWDLAILGRTLLNGGAYGRSRILTAESVKLMFTDFNTTFPGDEHGLGFELYQHWYMGAMATPRTAGHTGFTGTSLVLDPTTDSFLVVLGNSVHPVRSWRSGSAPRVAAANRMARAVPVRPARGRTAWFSGMANATSATLSLPPLRLTTDRARLRCALWWDTEPGSDLLRLEASRDDGSTWQAVPFTTAHEGADPLPHPYGTATGWSGRVWHRLTADLAGWQGEQVRLRWRYTTDQLYVGRGAYADGLRVEDGDRTAFDEARPADAARIEAVGWAASAD, from the coding sequence ATGGCCGAGGTCGGCGGGTCGGCGGACAGAACGGGCGGCGGGCTGAGCCGGCGCCAACTGGGCACGAGGGCCCTGGCCTTGGGCGGGGCCCTCGCCCTGGTGCCGTTCCCGGCGGGGCCCGCGGCGGCGGCAACCAGCGGCAGCAGCGGGCATCCGACGCTGCGCCCCGGCACCCCCGAGCGGGCCGGGCTGCTCGCCGGGCATCTGCGGCAACTGGCCGTCGACGCCGAGCGGTTCCTCGACCCCTCCCCCAAGCACCCGTGGTACGCGGGCGCCGTCCTGCTCGCGGGCCGCGGCGGCACCGTCGCCCTGCACCAGCCCATCGGCAAGGCGGTGCGCTACTCGGCGTACGACGAGAAGACCGACACCGGCGTCGAGCTCCCCGCCGACCGGCAGATCGCCATGGCGAAGGACACGGTCTTCGATCTCGCCTCCGTCTCCAAGCTGTTCACCTCACTGCTGGCGGTGCAGCAGATCGAGCGGGGCCGTCTTGAACTGGAGGCGAAGGTCGCCTCGTACCTCCCCGACTTCGGGGGCGCGGGCAAGCAGGACATCACCGTCCGCCAACTGCTCACGCACACCTCGGGGTTCCGCGCCTGGATCCCCCTCTACAAGGAGCCCACCCGCGAGGGACAGCTGCGCCTCATCTGGAACGAGGCACCGCTGAACCCGCCGGGCACCAAGTACCTCTACTCGGACCTGAATCTGATCTCGCTGCAGCTGGTCCTGGAAGAGATCACGGGTCGTCAGCTGGATGCACTGCTCCACGACGAGATCACTGCTCCACTCGGGATGCACCGCACTCGCTACAACCCGCCCGCCTCCTGGCAGCCGAAGATCGCCGCCACCGAGGACGCCCGACTGCCCTGGTCGGGCCTCGACCGCGGGCTCGTCTGGGGCGAGGTGCACGACGAGAACGCCTTCGGCTTCGGCGGCGTCGCCGGACACGCGGGCGTCTTCTCCTGCGCCTGGGACCTCGCGATTCTCGGCCGTACGCTGCTCAACGGCGGGGCCTACGGCCGCTCCCGCATCCTCACCGCCGAGTCCGTGAAGCTGATGTTCACCGACTTCAACACCACCTTCCCCGGCGACGAGCACGGCCTCGGCTTCGAGCTCTACCAGCACTGGTACATGGGCGCGATGGCAACCCCGCGCACCGCGGGCCACACCGGATTCACGGGCACCTCGCTCGTCCTCGACCCGACGACCGACTCCTTCCTCGTCGTACTCGGCAACTCCGTTCACCCGGTACGCAGTTGGCGCTCGGGCTCGGCCCCCAGAGTGGCCGCCGCGAACCGCATGGCACGCGCCGTCCCGGTACGCCCCGCGCGCGGCCGCACCGCCTGGTTCTCCGGCATGGCGAACGCGACATCGGCCACGCTCTCCCTGCCGCCGCTCAGGCTCACCACCGACCGGGCGCGGCTGCGCTGCGCGCTGTGGTGGGACACCGAGCCCGGCTCCGACCTGCTGCGCCTTGAGGCGTCGCGCGACGACGGCAGCACCTGGCAGGCGGTGCCCTTCACCACCGCGCACGAAGGCGCGGACCCGCTCCCGCACCCCTACGGCACGGCCACCGGCTGGTCCGGCCGCGTCTGGCACCGCCTCACCGCGGACCTCGCCGGCTGGCAGGGCGAGCAGGTGCGGCTGCGCTGGCGGTACACGACGGACCAGCTGTACGTGGGGCGCGGCGCGTATGCCGACGGGCTGCGGGTCGAGGACGGCGACCGCACGGCCTTCGACGAGGCGCGGCCGGCCGACGCCGCGCGCATCGAGGCGGTGGGCTGGGCCGCATCGGCCGACTGA
- a CDS encoding MarR family winged helix-turn-helix transcriptional regulator codes for MPRMVGRVKRIKIPEELQSLALAPRHLSLLAYLLFDGPMSVNELAARLEVAPTTVSLMVGELSRKGVLERQEDPADRRRKIVDIADAHRPSIDGWLGRGAVAWRKALAPLTAAERKLFIDTLTAYEDGLADG; via the coding sequence ATGCCGCGCATGGTCGGACGCGTGAAGCGGATCAAGATCCCCGAAGAGCTGCAGTCGCTGGCGCTCGCGCCCCGCCATCTCTCGCTCCTCGCCTATCTGCTCTTCGACGGCCCGATGAGCGTCAATGAACTGGCCGCCCGCCTGGAGGTCGCACCGACGACCGTGAGCCTGATGGTCGGCGAGCTGAGCCGTAAGGGAGTCCTGGAGCGGCAGGAGGACCCGGCCGACCGCAGGCGCAAGATCGTCGACATCGCCGATGCGCACCGCCCCTCGATCGATGGCTGGCTGGGCCGGGGTGCGGTCGCCTGGCGCAAGGCGCTCGCACCGCTGACGGCGGCCGAGCGGAAGCTGTTCATCGACACGCTCACGGCGTACGAGGACGGCCTCGCCGACGGCTGA
- a CDS encoding nitronate monooxygenase family protein yields MQTELSRKLGVEHAIFGFTPFPAVAAAISRAGGFGVLGAVRYTAPDELARDLDWMQEHVGDRPYGLDVVMPAKKVEGVTEADVEAMIPEGHRQFVKDTLGKYGVPELAEGEASGWRITGWMEQVARNQLDVAFDYPIKLLANALGSPPADVIRRAHDHDVLVAALAGSARHARKHADAGIDIVVAQGYEAGGHTGEIASMVLTPEAVDAVAPLPVLAAGGIGSGEQIAAAFALGAQGVWLGSLWLTTTEADLHSTALTQKLLAAGSGDTVRSRALTGKPARQLRTDWTDAWDDPEGPGTLPMPLQGLLVAEAVSRIQKYEVQPLLGTPVGQIVGRMNSERSVQAVFDDLTRGFEQAIDRVNRIAGRE; encoded by the coding sequence ATGCAGACAGAGCTGAGCAGGAAACTGGGAGTCGAGCACGCCATCTTCGGCTTCACGCCCTTCCCGGCGGTGGCGGCCGCCATCAGCAGGGCGGGCGGATTCGGTGTGCTCGGCGCGGTCCGCTACACGGCACCCGACGAGCTGGCCCGCGACCTCGACTGGATGCAGGAGCACGTCGGCGACCGGCCCTACGGCCTCGATGTCGTGATGCCCGCGAAGAAGGTCGAGGGGGTGACGGAGGCCGACGTGGAGGCGATGATCCCCGAAGGCCACCGGCAGTTCGTCAAGGACACCCTCGGCAAGTACGGCGTACCCGAACTCGCGGAAGGCGAGGCGTCCGGCTGGCGCATCACCGGCTGGATGGAGCAGGTCGCACGCAACCAGCTCGACGTCGCCTTCGACTATCCGATCAAGCTGCTCGCCAACGCGCTCGGCTCACCGCCCGCCGACGTGATCCGGCGCGCCCACGACCACGACGTACTCGTCGCGGCGCTCGCCGGCAGCGCCCGGCACGCGCGCAAGCACGCGGACGCGGGCATCGACATCGTCGTCGCGCAGGGCTACGAGGCGGGCGGCCACACCGGCGAGATCGCCTCGATGGTGCTCACCCCGGAGGCCGTCGATGCCGTGGCGCCGCTGCCGGTGCTCGCGGCGGGCGGCATCGGCAGCGGGGAGCAGATCGCCGCCGCGTTCGCGCTCGGCGCGCAAGGGGTGTGGCTCGGCTCCCTCTGGCTCACCACGACCGAGGCCGACCTGCACTCCACGGCGCTCACCCAGAAACTCCTGGCGGCCGGTTCGGGCGACACGGTCCGCTCACGTGCACTGACCGGCAAGCCCGCACGCCAGCTGCGCACTGACTGGACCGACGCCTGGGACGACCCGGAGGGACCCGGCACCCTGCCCATGCCGCTGCAGGGCCTGCTTGTCGCCGAGGCCGTCTCGCGCATTCAGAAGTACGAGGTCCAACCGCTGCTCGGCACGCCCGTCGGGCAGATCGTCGGCCGGATGAACAGCGAACGCAGCGTCCAGGCCGTCTTCGACGATCTGACCCGCGGCTTCGAGCAGGCCATCGACCGCGTGAACCGCATCGCCGGACGCGAGTAG
- a CDS encoding nitroreductase/quinone reductase family protein: MPEEPEQPAQLPSPAEFNRQLMAEFRANGGQVGGMFAGAPLVLLTTTGARSGQPRSNPAVYARDGDRLLVFASNGGGDKNPDWYHNLLANPLLTVEIGDGDGGIDGYPATAEILQGAERDRQFAAQCERDPAFAAYQEGTDRTIPVVALHRLSAADPTRHRAIADHLVRVHGELRGELAALRKEAAEQDATARPALSLGQQLARHCLTLCGALHEHHTNEDGAFTDLERQFPELAPGIARLRDEHEAVARALTELEALIADPEAAPDLVGELDRLAAGLEEHFAYEEEQLLPALYGRRG; encoded by the coding sequence ATGCCCGAAGAGCCTGAACAGCCCGCGCAGCTCCCCTCCCCCGCCGAGTTCAACCGACAGCTCATGGCCGAGTTCCGGGCCAACGGCGGCCAGGTCGGCGGCATGTTCGCCGGCGCCCCGCTCGTCCTCCTGACCACCACCGGCGCCCGCAGCGGGCAGCCCCGGAGCAATCCCGCCGTGTACGCGCGTGACGGCGACCGGCTCCTCGTCTTCGCCTCCAACGGCGGCGGCGACAAGAATCCCGACTGGTACCACAACCTCCTCGCCAACCCTCTGCTCACCGTGGAGATCGGCGACGGCGACGGCGGCATCGACGGCTACCCTGCCACGGCCGAAATTCTCCAAGGGGCGGAGCGCGACCGCCAGTTCGCGGCGCAGTGCGAGCGCGACCCGGCGTTCGCCGCCTACCAGGAGGGCACGGACCGCACCATCCCCGTCGTCGCGCTGCACCGCCTCAGCGCGGCCGACCCCACGCGGCACCGGGCGATCGCCGACCACCTGGTCCGCGTCCACGGCGAGCTGCGCGGCGAGCTCGCCGCGTTGCGCAAGGAAGCTGCCGAGCAGGACGCGACGGCACGCCCCGCGCTCTCCCTCGGGCAGCAGCTCGCCCGGCACTGCCTCACCCTCTGCGGCGCGCTCCACGAACACCACACCAACGAGGACGGCGCCTTCACCGACCTGGAGCGGCAGTTCCCGGAGTTGGCCCCGGGGATCGCCAGGCTCCGCGATGAGCACGAGGCGGTCGCGCGGGCGCTGACCGAACTGGAGGCGCTCATCGCCGATCCGGAAGCGGCCCCCGACTTGGTCGGCGAACTCGACCGGCTCGCGGCGGGGCTTGAGGAGCACTTCGCCTATGAGGAGGAACAGCTCCTGCCAGCGCTGTACGGCCGTCGCGGCTAG
- a CDS encoding acyl-CoA synthetase produces the protein MTSTPPNGFWAQAAADPDRIMLIAPDGAEWTARRLHTAVNQLVHGLRAAGLERGDAFAVVLPNGVEFLTAYLAASQAGLYLVPVNHHLVGPEIAWIVADSGAKVLIAHERFADAATAAADEAKLPAAHRYAVGEVPGFRPYAELLEGQPESAPDDRTLGWVMNYTSGTTGRPRGIRRPLSGKLPEESYLGGFLGIFGVKPFDGNVHLVCSPLYHTAVLQFAGAALHIGHPLVLMDKWTPEEMLRLIDTHKCTHTHMVPTQFHRLLALPDATKAAYDVSSMRHAIHGAAPCPDHVKRAMIEWWGECVEEYYAASEGGGAFATAQDWLKRPGTVGKAWPISELAVFDDDGNRLPPGELGTVYMKMSTGGFSYHKDESKTKKNRIGDFFTVGDLGLLDEDGYLYLRDRKIDMIISGGVNIYPAEIESALLTHPAVADAAAFGIPHDEWGEQVKAVVEVAEGHTAGDTLAAEILAHCERQLAGYKRPKSVDFIEAMPRDPNGKLYKRRLREPYWEGRERAL, from the coding sequence ATGACCAGCACGCCCCCCAACGGCTTCTGGGCGCAGGCCGCGGCGGACCCGGACCGCATCATGCTGATCGCACCCGACGGAGCGGAGTGGACAGCCCGCCGCCTGCACACGGCGGTCAACCAGCTCGTCCACGGACTGCGCGCCGCGGGACTCGAGCGCGGTGACGCGTTCGCCGTCGTCCTTCCCAACGGCGTCGAGTTCCTCACCGCGTACCTGGCGGCCTCCCAGGCCGGCCTCTATCTCGTCCCCGTCAACCACCATCTCGTCGGCCCCGAGATCGCCTGGATCGTCGCCGACTCGGGCGCGAAGGTGCTCATCGCCCACGAGCGGTTCGCTGACGCGGCGACCGCGGCCGCCGACGAGGCGAAGCTCCCGGCCGCCCATCGCTACGCGGTGGGCGAGGTGCCCGGCTTCCGCCCGTACGCCGAACTCCTCGAAGGACAGCCCGAGTCGGCGCCCGACGACCGCACCCTCGGCTGGGTCATGAACTACACGTCCGGTACGACGGGACGCCCGCGCGGCATCCGCCGCCCGCTGTCCGGGAAGCTCCCCGAGGAGTCGTACCTCGGCGGCTTCCTCGGCATCTTCGGGGTGAAGCCCTTCGACGGCAATGTGCACCTGGTCTGCTCGCCGCTCTACCACACGGCGGTCCTCCAATTCGCGGGCGCCGCCCTGCACATCGGCCACCCGCTGGTCCTGATGGACAAGTGGACGCCCGAGGAGATGCTCCGCCTCATCGACACGCACAAGTGCACGCACACCCACATGGTGCCGACCCAGTTCCACCGGCTCCTGGCGCTGCCGGACGCCACGAAGGCGGCGTACGACGTGTCGTCGATGCGGCACGCCATCCACGGCGCCGCGCCCTGCCCCGACCACGTCAAACGGGCGATGATCGAGTGGTGGGGCGAGTGCGTCGAGGAGTACTACGCGGCCAGCGAGGGCGGCGGCGCCTTCGCCACCGCCCAGGACTGGCTGAAGCGGCCCGGCACGGTCGGCAAGGCCTGGCCGATCAGCGAACTGGCGGTCTTCGACGACGACGGCAACCGGTTGCCGCCCGGTGAACTCGGCACCGTCTACATGAAGATGAGCACCGGCGGCTTCTCGTACCACAAGGACGAGTCGAAGACGAAGAAGAACCGCATCGGCGACTTCTTCACCGTGGGCGACCTCGGCCTCCTGGACGAGGACGGCTATCTCTACCTCCGCGACCGCAAGATCGACATGATCATCTCGGGCGGCGTCAACATCTACCCCGCCGAGATCGAGTCCGCACTGCTCACCCACCCCGCCGTCGCGGACGCCGCGGCATTCGGCATCCCGCACGACGAGTGGGGCGAGCAGGTGAAGGCGGTCGTGGAAGTCGCAGAGGGCCACACTGCGGGCGACACACTGGCGGCCGAGATCCTCGCCCACTGCGAACGCCAACTGGCGGGCTACAAGCGCCCGAAGAGCGTCGACTTCATCGAAGCGATGCCACGCGACCCGAACGGCAAGCTGTACAAGCGGCGATTGCGGGAGCCGTACTGGGAGGGGCGGGAACGCGCGCTCTGA